Proteins from a genomic interval of Lolium perenne isolate Kyuss_39 chromosome 1, Kyuss_2.0, whole genome shotgun sequence:
- the LOC127341715 gene encoding uncharacterized protein isoform X4 yields the protein MAMTLVTMKLLIDSSPPRPRVVFAEAHKDAVDFLFSLLTMPSGTAVKLLGKDSMVGCIGNLYTSVEKLDDPYVQPGAAKDAMLSPTVLSLGAKSNRTFFRLPEPSPAMKRFFRCSGYTYSSCRNYVTEERGARCPMCGNQMLADSQYVPSEPVTQEAKGLVQGGMVTYTVTDDLKIFPMSNISSIALLNTVAVRDLGALQERTVQIGVWRFSRPRYSPKLS from the exons ATGGCAATGACCCTCGTCACCATGAAGCTCCTTATCGATTCCAGCCCGCCACGCCCGCGCGTGGTGTTCGCGGAGGCCCACAAAGACGCTGTCGACTTCCTCTTTTCCCTCCTCACCATGCCATCCGGCACGGCCGTGAAGCTACTGGGAAAGGATTCCATGGTTGGCTGCATCGGCAACCTCTACACCAGCGTCGAGAAACTTGATGATCCCTATGTACAGCCCGGCGCTGCTAAGGACGCCATGCTAAGTCCTACCGTGTTGTCCCTTGGAGCGAAGTCCAACAGAACTTTCTTCCGCTTGCCGGAGCCATCCCCGGCCATGAAAAGATTCTTCAGATGCAGCGGCTATACCTACTCCAGCTGCCGCAACTACGTTACGGAAGAGAGAGGTGCTCGGTGCCCGATGTGTGGAAACCAGATGTTGGCGGATTCCCAGTATGTGCCGTCTGAGCCTGTGACCCAAGAAGCGAAAGGGTTAGTGCAGGGTGGCATGGTGACATACACGGTGACAGATGACCTAAAGATATTTCCCATGTCAAACATCTCCAGCATTGCGCTGCTCAACACCGTCGCGGTGAGGGACCTAGGTGCGCTCCAAGAGAGGACTGTGCAGATCGG GGTGTGGAGATTCTCAAGACCTCGCTACAGTCCAAAACTGTCCTAA
- the LOC127341715 gene encoding uncharacterized protein isoform X2, which produces MAMTLVTMKLLIDSSPPRPRVVFAEAHKDAVDFLFSLLTMPSGTAVKLLGKDSMVGCIGNLYTSVEKLDDPYVQPGAAKDAMLSPTVLSLGAKSNRTFFRLPEPSPAMKRFFRCSGYTYSSCRNYVTEERGARCPMCGNQMLADSQYVPSEPVTQEAKGLVQGGMVTYTVTDDLKIFPMSNISSIALLNTVAVRDLGALQERTVQIGYKEGVEILKTSLQSKTVLTDVFLGKKT; this is translated from the exons ATGGCAATGACCCTCGTCACCATGAAGCTCCTTATCGATTCCAGCCCGCCACGCCCGCGCGTGGTGTTCGCGGAGGCCCACAAAGACGCTGTCGACTTCCTCTTTTCCCTCCTCACCATGCCATCCGGCACGGCCGTGAAGCTACTGGGAAAGGATTCCATGGTTGGCTGCATCGGCAACCTCTACACCAGCGTCGAGAAACTTGATGATCCCTATGTACAGCCCGGCGCTGCTAAGGACGCCATGCTAAGTCCTACCGTGTTGTCCCTTGGAGCGAAGTCCAACAGAACTTTCTTCCGCTTGCCGGAGCCATCCCCGGCCATGAAAAGATTCTTCAGATGCAGCGGCTATACCTACTCCAGCTGCCGCAACTACGTTACGGAAGAGAGAGGTGCTCGGTGCCCGATGTGTGGAAACCAGATGTTGGCGGATTCCCAGTATGTGCCGTCTGAGCCTGTGACCCAAGAAGCGAAAGGGTTAGTGCAGGGTGGCATGGTGACATACACGGTGACAGATGACCTAAAGATATTTCCCATGTCAAACATCTCCAGCATTGCGCTGCTCAACACCGTCGCGGTGAGGGACCTAGGTGCGCTCCAAGAGAGGACTGTGCAGATCGGGTACAAGGAG GGTGTGGAGATTCTCAAGACCTCGCTACAGTCCAAAACTGTCCTAACTGATGTTTTCCTTGGCAAGAAGACTTAA
- the LOC127341715 gene encoding uncharacterized protein isoform X5: MAMTLVTMKLLIDSSPPRPRVVFAEAHKDAVDFLFSLLTMPSGTAVKLLGKDSMVGCIGNLYTSVEKLDDPYVQPGAAKDAMLSPTVLSLGAKSNRTFFRLPEPSPAMKRFFRCSGYTYSSCRNYVTEERGARCPMCGNQMLADSQYVPSEPVTQEAKGLVQGGMVTYTVTDDLKIFPMSNISSIALLNTVAVRDLGALQERTVQIGVWRFSRPRYSPKPS; encoded by the coding sequence ATGGCAATGACCCTCGTCACCATGAAGCTCCTTATCGATTCCAGCCCGCCACGCCCGCGCGTGGTGTTCGCGGAGGCCCACAAAGACGCTGTCGACTTCCTCTTTTCCCTCCTCACCATGCCATCCGGCACGGCCGTGAAGCTACTGGGAAAGGATTCCATGGTTGGCTGCATCGGCAACCTCTACACCAGCGTCGAGAAACTTGATGATCCCTATGTACAGCCCGGCGCTGCTAAGGACGCCATGCTAAGTCCTACCGTGTTGTCCCTTGGAGCGAAGTCCAACAGAACTTTCTTCCGCTTGCCGGAGCCATCCCCGGCCATGAAAAGATTCTTCAGATGCAGCGGCTATACCTACTCCAGCTGCCGCAACTACGTTACGGAAGAGAGAGGTGCTCGGTGCCCGATGTGTGGAAACCAGATGTTGGCGGATTCCCAGTATGTGCCGTCTGAGCCTGTGACCCAAGAAGCGAAAGGGTTAGTGCAGGGTGGCATGGTGACATACACGGTGACAGATGACCTAAAGATATTTCCCATGTCAAACATCTCCAGCATTGCGCTGCTCAACACCGTCGCGGTGAGGGACCTAGGTGCGCTCCAAGAGAGGACTGTGCAGATCGG